The Coffea arabica cultivar ET-39 chromosome 9e, Coffea Arabica ET-39 HiFi, whole genome shotgun sequence genome has a window encoding:
- the LOC113710040 gene encoding uncharacterized protein: MVNGAAYGFFKSSRGLQQEDPLSPALFVIGAEVLSRGLNNLASQPCFQGFKVPQGYPGVTHLAFPDDVLILANGSTASLHRVMRVLDMYQCSLVNYSMLKRVATWFTRPYPVQDVGLIALGRVYAREVLPGSSSLPGGAQAFCFSDLATDAGWSLERTAVVSSTPTRRYTYYFGKADPD, translated from the exons ATGGTTAACGGGGCGGCGTATGGGTTCTTTAAATCCAGCAGGGGTCTCCAACAGGAGGACCCGCTTTCTCCTGCCTTATTTGTAATAGGAGCAGAAGTTCTATCGAGAGGGTTGAACAACCTTGCATCACAACCGTGCTTCCAGGGGTTTAAGGTGCCCCAGGGCTATCCTGGGGTAACTCATTTGGCATTTCCGGATGACGTACTAATTTTAGCTAATGGGTCCACAGCCTCGTTACACCGTGTTATGAGGGTATTGGATATGTATCAGTGCTCTCTGGTCAACTACTCAATGCTCAAAAGAGTGGCTACTTGGTTCACCCGTCCTTATCCAGTGCAAGACGTAGG GCTCATCGCTTTGGGCCGCGTTTATGCGCGAGAAGTATTGCCAGGGAGTTCATCCTTGCCAGGTGGAGCTCAAGCCTTTTGCTTCAGCGACTTGGCGACGGATGCTGGAT GGTCATTGGAACGCACAGCTGTTGTCTCAAGTACTCCCACAAGACGTTATACCTACTATTTTGGGAAAGCCGATCCCGACTGA